From Cydia pomonella isolate Wapato2018A chromosome 26, ilCydPomo1, whole genome shotgun sequence, one genomic window encodes:
- the LOC133532077 gene encoding LOW QUALITY PROTEIN: cyclin-T-like (The sequence of the model RefSeq protein was modified relative to this genomic sequence to represent the inferred CDS: inserted 2 bases in 1 codon) has protein sequence MAGGQEKWYFSKDQLQNSASRKCGLDADKELAYRQQAANLIQDMGQRLQVSQLCINTAIVYMHRFYAFHSFTQFHRNAIAAAALFLAAKVEEQPRKLEYVIKVAHVCVHRGEGVNALTTDQYQEQAQDLVFNENVLLQTLGFDVAIDHPHTHVVRACHLVKAPKDLAQTSYFMASNSLHLTTMCLQYRPTVVACFCIHLASKWSNWAIPQSNEGRHWFSYVDRTVTSDLLERLTAEFLHIFDKCPSRLKRKMMERNSNSGSSPHSSAAHSSSSAAQQRPSLPNDDFDKSFDKEYERERRRAPAAGGYVPAAAPAAPAPNKIDYNAYREKRERDERERARQQQQPSAARPPGQQQPSARPAAPHHRPHHLKPPPWPHHKPPHKPAQPALPAQSAAAPAPAPAPASTPAPTPAPAPAAPARTRPPSLFSPDNSTAPAQAAQRPAARPPPSRRPEPRPPPAAAAPAPAPAHAPPAAPPLPAAPASPRRVLRDMQPPAILSPFSSPPAREQPPRPRQRVHSNSEPELVPVVKKLDETPGYENVIRDSQRGSSIRTKPQEQRRPEPAPARSLNGIETDPTLVSNLLKESLAKPAPITVATERKSPVVEVKREPAVEPKREPVEPVVEVKREPEPAPVVPQIVQTGRRGRXPDHKHKKEKKKKEKHKHKDRDKSKEERKKHKKDKERERKEGKKESPPPAPAEPATDGALRITIPREKLASSPGLKIKIPKERLAAPPPPPQAAGLKIKISKEVLETSRKRAGPEPGAAPPHKLARHNGAPHPKVGWPLPPSAAPRLPYFMLRPPPPLYYNMPLGMGGYYYGPPLGVYPGHAGPPPGRAGPPPGPPQPPLPAMPPPVVPPPPPE, from the exons CTCACAACTATGTATCAACACGGCGATAGTGTACATGCACCGGTTCTACGCGTTCCACTCGTTCACGCAGTTCCACCGCAACGCCATCGCTGCGGCTGCACTCTTCCTCGCCGCAAAG GTGGAGGAGCAGCCGCGCAAGCTAGAATATGTGATAAAAGTGGCCCATGTGTGCGTGCACCGCGGCGAGGGGGTCAACGCCCTCACCACCGACCAGTACCAGGAGCAG GCGCAAGACCTCGTTTTCAACGAGAACGTCTTACTACAGACGCTAGGGTTTGACGTGGCCATCGACCACCCGCACACGCACGTGGTCCGCGCGTGCCACCTCGTCAAAG CGCCCAAAGACCTCGCGCAGACGTCATATTTCATGGCGTCGAACAGCTTACACCTGACGACGATGTGCCTGCAGTACCGGCCGACTGTTGTGGCGTGTTTCTGCATACACCTGGCCTCCAAGTGGAGCAACTGGGCG ATACCCCAATCAAACGAGGGCCGCCACTGGTTTTCGTACGTGGACCGGACAGTGACCTCGGATCTGCTGGAGCGGCTGACGGCGGAGTTCCTGCACATCTTCGACAAGTGCCCGTCCAGGCTCAAGCGCAAGATGATGGAGAGGAACAGCAACA GCGGCAGTTCACCACACTCGAGTGCGGCCCACAGCAGCAGCTCGGCGGCGCAGCAGCGGCCGTCCCTGCCTAACGACGACTTCGACAAGTCGTTTGACAAAG AATACGAGCGCGAGCGAAGACGCGCGCCCGCGGCCGGCGGCTACgtgcccgccgccgcgcccgccgcgccggcgcccAACAAGATCGACTACAACGCCTACAGGGAGAAGAGGGAGAGGGACGAGCGCGAGCGAGCGAGGCAGCAGCAGCAGCCGTCCGCGGCGCGCCCGCCAGG GCAACAGCAGCCGTCGGCGCGGCCCGCGGCGCCCCACCACCGGCCGCACCACCTCAAGCCGCCGCCCTGGCCGCACCACAAGCCGCCGCACAAGCCCGCCCAGCCCGCGCTGCCCGCCCAGTCCGCCGCCGCCCCCGCTCCCGCGCCCGCTCCAGCCTCCACCCCAGCCCCCacccccgcgcccgcgcccgccgcgcctgCGCGTACGCGCCCACCGTCCCTGTTCTCCCCGGACAACTCCACCGCGCCCGCGCAGGCCGCCCAGCGCCCCGCCGCCCGGCCGCCGCCCTCGCGCCGCCCCgagccgcgcccgccgcccgccgccgccgcgcccgcgcccgctcccgcccacgcgccgcccgccgccccccccctccccgccgccCCGGCCTCCCCCCGGCGCGTGCTCCGCGACATGCAGCCGCCCGCCATCCTCTCCCCGTTCTCCTCGCCTCCCGCGCGCGAACAACCGCCTCGCCCGAGGCAGCGCGTGCACTCCAACTCCGAACCTGAGCTCGTCCCGGTCGTCAAGAAACTCGACGAGACTCCCGGCTATGAAAACGTCATCCGCGACTCCCAACGCGGCTCGTCCATTCGAACAAAGCCGCAGGAGCAGCGCCGGCCCGAGCCCGCCCCCGCGCGCTCGCTGAACGGCATCGAGACCGATCCTACTCTAGTATCGAATCTACTTAAAGAGAGTCTCGCGAAGCCCGCTCCTATAACGGTCGCCACTGAGCGCAAATCGCCAGTAGTCGAAGTCAAACGGGAGCCGGCAGTGGAACCGAAGCGAGAACCCGTCGAGCCGGTTGTCGAAGTCAAACGTGAGCCCGAACCGGCCCCGGTGGTGCCTCAGATCGTTCAAACCGGTCGCCGAGGACG GCCCGACCACAAACATAAGaaagaaaagaagaagaaggagaaACACAAACACAAAGACCGGGACAAGTCGAAGGAGGagagaaagaaacataaaaaggATAAGGAGCGGGAGAGAAAGGAGGGCAAGAAGGAGAGTccgccgccggcgccggcggAGCCCGCGACGGACGGGGCGCTGAGAATAACTATACCTCGCGAGAAACTAGCCAGCAGCCCCGGCTTGAAGATCAAGATTCCGAAGGAGCGGCTGGCGGcgccgccgcccccgccgcAGGCCGCGGGCCTCAAGATCAAGATCTCCAAGGAAGTGCTGGAGACGTCGCGCAAGCGCGCCGGCCCCgagcccggcgccgcgccgccgcacaAGCTGGCGCGCCACAACGGAGCGCCGCACCCCAAGGTAGGCTGGCCCCTCCCTCCCTCCGCCGCGCCCCGCCTGCCCTACTTCATGCTGCGCCCGCCGCCCCCGCTCTACTACAACATGCCCCTGGGCATGGGCGGCTACTACTACGGGCCGCCGCTGGGCGTGTACCCGGGGCACGCCGGGCCGCCCCCGGGACGCGCCGGGCCGCCCCCGGGGCCCCCGCAGCCGCCGCTGCCCGCGATGCCCCCGCCAGTAGTCCCGCCCCCGCCACCGGAATGA
- the LOC133531909 gene encoding uncharacterized protein LOC133531909, whose amino-acid sequence MCELYPGFRSCCGIPLRVGLVFIAILSIVTGAMINAAIKKAGVNVSSIKDVLDLNIMSTPTTTTENTDYWRRSAFNVDDVKHVETTKKRMIRTMKKPRWSTVEIIGEDGHTEIIRFEDDYDPEDTDTDTGSGGDDGSWSTTTSSTSPTPSNISTPSTPSTPSTPTTTPTTTTTDVYTRMMGKVNRNGLNLLAIAFIALGIILLAANFMVSPIE is encoded by the exons ATGTGCGAGTTGTATCCAGGCTTCAGGTCGTGCTGCGGGATACCACTGCGAGTCGGATTAGTTTTCATTGCCATATTATCCATC GTGACCGGGGCCATGATCAACGCCGCCATCAAGAAAGCCGGCGTGAACGTGAGCTCCATCAAGGATGTTCTGGACCTGAACATCATGTCCACCCCCACCACCACCACCGAAAATACTGACTATTGGCGAAGGTCAGCGTTCAACGTCGACGATGTCAAACACGTGGAAACCACGAAGAAGCGGATGATAAGAACTATGAAGAAACCAAGGTGGTCAACGGTTGAAATTATTGGTGAAGATGGACATACTGAG ATAATTCGTTTTGAAGATGACTATGATCCGGAAGATACTGACACTGATACGGGCTCGGGCGGGGACGATGGCTCGTGGAGCACTACTACATCGTCCACTAGCCCCACACCCTCTAATATCAGTACTCCCAGTACTCCCAGTACTCCCTCTACTCCCACGACTACTCCAACAACTACAACAACAG ACGTGTACACGCGCATGATGGGCAAAGTGAATCGCAACGGGCTGAACCTCCTCGCGATTGCGTTTATTGCGCTCGGGATCATACTGCTGGCGGCGAACTTCATGGTGAGTCCAATAGAGTAG